DNA from Elusimicrobiaceae bacterium:
CACAAGAAAGCACAAACGCACCTCTTTTTTCAAAAAGATCCAATACCGTACTTTTACCGCTTAACATCCCGCCGGTAAGACCAATTACTATTTGTTTGGGAAATTTAAATTTCATAGGAATTAAGATAATTTTTTAAGTTCGTACCAACTGGGGCCCGCTTTGGCACTTACAAGCAAAGGCACCCTGAGTTTAACAGCACTTTGCATTTGGTTTTTGATCAAAGCGCAATAATGCGCCAGTTCATTTTCCGGTACTTCAAAAATGAGTTCATCATGCACCTGCATGATCATTTGCACTTGCGTTCCACGCAAACTTTGGGCAATATCCACCATCGCCTTTTTGATAATATCGGCTGATCCTCCTTGCACAATGGTATTAATGGCGGCCCGCTGTGCAAAGGAAGCCATACTGCCTACCCCCATATTAAACTCTGGCAAATAACGCACATGGCCAAACATCGTTTTCACAAATCCATTAGCACGCGCTTTGGCAATATTTTCATCAATCCAATGACGCACCCCTTGAAAATTACGGAAATATTGATCAATATATTCTTTGGCTTGACGCATTGGAATGTTTAATGCTTGGGAGAGACCTAGAGGACCTTGCCCATAAATGATACCAAAATTAATGGCTTTAGCGCTAGAACGCATTTGCTCTGTCACCATCAAAGGCATCACATTAAAAATTTGGGCTGCGGTCTGCAAGTGAATATCCCCCCCTTCCCAAAAGGCTTGCACTAAAGCAGGGTCTTGGCTTTCATGAGCCAACACCCGCAAATCAATTTGAGAATAGTCCACACTGAGCAGCACCTTTTTTTCTTCTGCCACAAAGGCCCGCCGCAACTGACGGCCCTTTTCGGTACGAACGGGAATATTTTGCAAATTGGGTGCAGAGCTAGATAGCCGCCCCGTCACAGTACCGGTTTGGTCTAAGTAAGAATGGACTTTTTCTTGTTCATCTGCCATCAAAAGTAAGTTATCCACGTAGGTACTTTTTAATTTCGCATTAGAGCGATAATCCAAAATCTGTGGCACTACCGGATGCAAGGGTGCAATTTGTTGAAGCACTTCCTCATCGGTAGAATAACCCGTTTTGGTTTTTTTGACCGGCGGAATGCGTAATTGCTCAAACAAAAGTTGCCCCAGTTGTTTGGTAGAGTTGATATTAATGGAAAAACCGGCTATTTTATCAATCAGTTGCTGTGATTGTTGCATTTCTTGTTCTAATAAAATTTTAAAAGTTTCTAACCACGCACAATCTACCTTCATTCCGTTTTGCTCCATCTCAAGCAAGACAAACATTAACGGAATTTCTAACTGATTATATAATGGCCACATTTCTTTTTCTTTTAAATCCGCCTCCAACTTGTCGCGCAATTTAAAAATATAACTGTTATACAAGGATAATTTTTCGTCTGTTTCTTCTTGATTAACCAACGCAGAAAAATAATGTGCAATAGCGCCGGCGGGGCTTAAATCCGAAGATGGATCTAATACATAGCGGGCCAAACGCGCATCAAAACAAGGGATCTTCCTTCCTTGCAAAGAAATATTAAGTTCCCTCAACGTAAATTTTAAATCATAGCCTATTTTGAGAATTTGATCATTAAAGATAATTTTTTTGATTTCGGCCAAGTCCCATGGCTCTATAGAGGATAAGGGCAAAAAAGCACATTGATCGGCAGAAACGGAAAGAAGAAGTTTATCTTCTTCCGTATACAAAAAAACTTCCTTTGCGCTTTGTGCCAAAGCAAGTAGTTCTTTTAACGAAACAGATGGCGCCGTTTGTTGAAAAAGGTTTTCTTCTATTTGCTTAGTCTTCGGGCGGAAACTCTCTAATAAATTTTTAAATTCGTAGCGGGCAAACATCTCAGACAACTGTGCCGGATCTACTTGACGGATCTCATAATCTGATAGAGAAAAGGGCATATTCAAGTCTGAATCCAACACCACCAGTTGTTTAGACAAAAGAGCATTCCCTTCCTGCTCAAGTAATTTTTTGGCTAACGTGGGCTTCATGCGCGGGTCATCGTTATGCGCGGCCCTCAAAATATCCTCTAAATGACCAAAAGTATGAATCAATTCCACCGTTGTTTTGGGGCCGATTCCCGCCACGCCTGGTACATTGTCGGAAGCATCTCCGACAATAGCAAAATAATCCGGTAAAAACATTGTTTTTACGCCAAATTTTTCTTCTGCCGCCTCAGGCCCTTTAATTCCGTCTTTGCCGCCGGAAGGCCAT
Protein-coding regions in this window:
- the polA gene encoding DNA polymerase I; the protein is MLNPSFQNPFFLIDAHGFLHRNYHALPKLSTSSGQEVGALYGFVRWLLKLLNEKNPTYVAVCFDSPGGCARRKRLLPTYKANRKKPDDALVSQLKLAREMVRDLGFSVVAQEGIEADDLMAFLALQAQKENVDSVLVSADKDIYQFLSEHISVWPSGGKDGIKGPEAAEEKFGVKTMFLPDYFAIVGDASDNVPGVAGIGPKTTVELIHTFGHLEDILRAAHNDDPRMKPTLAKKLLEQEGNALLSKQLVVLDSDLNMPFSLSDYEIRQVDPAQLSEMFARYEFKNLLESFRPKTKQIEENLFQQTAPSVSLKELLALAQSAKEVFLYTEEDKLLLSVSADQCAFLPLSSIEPWDLAEIKKIIFNDQILKIGYDLKFTLRELNISLQGRKIPCFDARLARYVLDPSSDLSPAGAIAHYFSALVNQEETDEKLSLYNSYIFKLRDKLEADLKEKEMWPLYNQLEIPLMFVLLEMEQNGMKVDCAWLETFKILLEQEMQQSQQLIDKIAGFSININSTKQLGQLLFEQLRIPPVKKTKTGYSTDEEVLQQIAPLHPVVPQILDYRSNAKLKSTYVDNLLLMADEQEKVHSYLDQTGTVTGRLSSSAPNLQNIPVRTEKGRQLRRAFVAEEKKVLLSVDYSQIDLRVLAHESQDPALVQAFWEGGDIHLQTAAQIFNVMPLMVTEQMRSSAKAINFGIIYGQGPLGLSQALNIPMRQAKEYIDQYFRNFQGVRHWIDENIAKARANGFVKTMFGHVRYLPEFNMGVGSMASFAQRAAINTIVQGGSADIIKKAMVDIAQSLRGTQVQMIMQVHDELIFEVPENELAHYCALIKNQMQSAVKLRVPLLVSAKAGPSWYELKKLS